A part of Bosea sp. (in: a-proteobacteria) genomic DNA contains:
- a CDS encoding pyruvate, phosphate dikinase: protein MSGKKWVYTFGDGKAEGQSSMKNLLGGKGANLAEMCNLGLPVPPGFTVPTDVCVYYYDNGQSYPPELKGQVEAALAEVGRIAGKAFGDPANPLLVSVRSGARASMPGMMDTVLNLGLNDVTVEALARAAGDERFAYDSYRRFITMYSDVVLGCDHHHFEETLEDYKDRKGVQLDTDLKAEDWKVLVGRYKQIVKKELGRDFPQDPHEQLWGAMGAVFGSWMNARAIKYRELNNIPAAWGTAVNVQSMVFGNMGDTSATGVAFTRNPSTGESELYGEFLINAQGEDVVAGIRTPQDITERARKLAGSDKPSMELAMPEAYAELVRIYGILEKHYRDMQDMEFTVENGKLWMLQTRSGKRTAKAALRIAVELANEGLVTREEAILRVEPGSLDQLLHPTIDPRAERRIIATGLPASPGAATGEVVFTSNEAETLKKAGRKVILVRVETSPEDIHGMHAAEGILTTRGGMTSHAAVVARGMGKPCVSGAGTIRVDYARKTFTVGSHTIKAGDFITIDGGTGQVMLGEIRMQQPELAGEFATLMVWADKVRRLKVRANAETPLDARTAREFGAEGIGLCRTEHMFFEGDRIVAVREMILADDEAGRRKALAKLLPMQRADFIELFKIMQGLPVTIRLLDPPLHEFLPHTEAEMQEVASSMGVPLEKLKRRAADLHEFNPMLGFRGVRLAIAYPEIAEMQARAIFEAAIIAAKETGHPVVPEVMVPLVMTKPELDLVRGRIDAMEKAVEAETGAKLTYQVGTMIELPRAALRARDIAASAEFFSFGTNDLTQTTLGISRDDAASFLGPYTAKGILPADPFVTIDRDGVGELVKLAVERGRETRPDIKLGICGEHGGDPASIGFCEEAGLDYVSCSPYRVPIARLAAAQAALGKVTAREG, encoded by the coding sequence ATGAGCGGCAAGAAGTGGGTCTACACCTTTGGCGACGGCAAGGCCGAGGGCCAGTCCAGCATGAAGAATCTTCTGGGTGGCAAGGGCGCCAACCTGGCCGAGATGTGCAATCTCGGCCTGCCCGTTCCTCCCGGCTTCACGGTCCCGACGGATGTGTGCGTCTATTACTATGACAATGGCCAGAGCTATCCGCCCGAGTTGAAGGGCCAGGTCGAGGCCGCGCTGGCAGAAGTGGGCCGCATCGCGGGCAAGGCCTTCGGCGACCCCGCCAATCCGCTTCTGGTGTCGGTGCGCTCGGGCGCGCGCGCCTCGATGCCGGGCATGATGGACACGGTGCTCAATCTTGGCCTCAACGATGTCACGGTGGAGGCGCTGGCCCGCGCTGCGGGCGACGAGCGCTTCGCCTATGACAGCTATCGCCGCTTCATCACCATGTATTCTGATGTGGTGCTGGGCTGCGACCATCATCATTTCGAGGAGACGCTCGAGGACTACAAGGACCGCAAGGGCGTGCAGCTCGACACCGACCTCAAGGCCGAGGACTGGAAGGTTCTGGTCGGCAGATACAAGCAGATCGTGAAGAAGGAGCTGGGCCGCGACTTCCCCCAGGATCCGCACGAGCAGCTCTGGGGCGCGATGGGCGCGGTGTTCGGCTCGTGGATGAATGCGCGCGCGATCAAGTATCGCGAGCTCAACAACATCCCCGCCGCATGGGGCACGGCCGTCAACGTGCAGTCGATGGTGTTCGGCAACATGGGCGACACGTCGGCCACGGGCGTCGCCTTCACGCGCAACCCCTCCACCGGGGAAAGCGAGCTTTACGGCGAGTTCCTGATCAACGCCCAGGGCGAGGACGTGGTGGCGGGCATCCGCACGCCGCAGGACATCACCGAGCGGGCCCGCAAGCTGGCAGGCTCCGACAAGCCCTCGATGGAATTGGCGATGCCGGAAGCCTATGCGGAGCTTGTCCGCATCTACGGCATTCTGGAGAAGCATTACCGCGACATGCAGGACATGGAGTTCACCGTCGAGAACGGGAAGCTCTGGATGCTGCAGACACGCTCGGGCAAGCGCACGGCCAAGGCGGCGCTGCGCATCGCGGTCGAGCTTGCCAATGAGGGCCTTGTCACGCGGGAAGAGGCTATCCTGCGCGTCGAGCCCGGCTCGCTCGACCAGCTCCTGCACCCCACCATCGACCCGCGCGCCGAGCGGCGCATCATCGCCACCGGCCTGCCAGCCTCCCCCGGCGCGGCCACGGGCGAGGTGGTTTTCACCTCCAACGAGGCCGAGACCCTCAAGAAGGCAGGCAGGAAGGTCATCCTCGTGCGCGTGGAAACCTCGCCTGAGGACATCCACGGCATGCACGCCGCCGAGGGCATCCTCACCACCCGTGGCGGCATGACCAGCCATGCGGCCGTGGTGGCGCGCGGCATGGGCAAGCCTTGCGTCTCCGGCGCGGGCACGATCCGCGTGGATTATGCCAGGAAAACCTTCACCGTCGGCAGCCACACCATCAAGGCCGGCGACTTCATCACCATCGACGGCGGCACAGGCCAGGTGATGCTCGGCGAAATCCGCATGCAGCAGCCGGAACTGGCCGGCGAGTTCGCGACTCTGATGGTGTGGGCCGACAAGGTGCGGCGCCTGAAGGTGCGCGCCAATGCCGAGACGCCGCTGGACGCCCGCACCGCACGCGAGTTCGGCGCCGAAGGCATCGGCCTGTGTCGCACCGAGCACATGTTCTTCGAGGGGGACCGCATCGTCGCAGTTCGCGAGATGATCCTCGCGGATGATGAGGCGGGGCGGCGCAAGGCGCTGGCCAAGCTGCTGCCCATGCAGCGCGCGGACTTCATCGAGCTGTTCAAGATCATGCAGGGCCTGCCTGTCACGATCCGCCTGCTCGATCCGCCGCTGCACGAGTTCCTGCCCCATACCGAGGCGGAAATGCAGGAGGTGGCCTCCTCCATGGGCGTTCCGCTCGAAAAGCTGAAGCGCCGGGCCGCAGACCTGCACGAGTTCAACCCGATGCTGGGCTTCCGCGGCGTGCGCCTCGCCATCGCCTATCCCGAGATCGCCGAGATGCAGGCTCGGGCCATCTTCGAGGCGGCGATCATCGCCGCGAAGGAGACCGGCCACCCGGTCGTTCCCGAGGTGATGGTGCCACTGGTCATGACCAAGCCCGAGCTGGACCTCGTGAGGGGCCGCATCGACGCCATGGAGAAGGCCGTCGAGGCCGAGACGGGCGCCAAGTTGACCTACCAGGTCGGCACGATGATCGAGCTGCCGCGCGCCGCGCTGCGCGCCAGGGACATCGCCGCATCCGCCGAATTCTTCTCCTTCGGCACCAACGACCTCACCCAGACCACGCTCGGCATCAGCCGCGACGATGCGGCCTCCTTCCTGGGCCCGTACACGGCCAAGGGCATCCTGCCCGCCGACCCGTTCGTCACGATCGATCGCGACGGCGTGGGCGAGCTGGTCAAGCTGGCCGTCGAGCGAGGACGCGAGACGCGGCCCGACATCAAGCTCGGCATCTGCGGGGAGCATGGCGGCGATCCGGCATCGATCGGATTTTGCGAGGAAGCCGGCCTCGATTACGTCTCGTGCTCGCCCTACCGCGTGCCGATCGCCAGGCTGGCCGCAGCGCAGGCCGCGCTCGGAAAGGTCACTGCCAGGGAAGGCTGA
- a CDS encoding YcgN family cysteine cluster protein codes for MNEAPFWTTRTLDQMSRAEWESLCDGCGRCCLIKLEDEDSGEIHATDVGCKLFDAASCRCKDYPNRARKVPDCVTLTPQAARDLRWLPPTCAYRLLAAGEDLPWWHPLVSGDPQTVIDAGVSVKGRVFASEDEVLVENLMDRIRPWPLRWPEAARRPPAAAPAPSDERNGGRNGAHGQAGD; via the coding sequence ATGAATGAAGCGCCCTTCTGGACGACCAGGACACTTGACCAGATGAGCCGGGCCGAATGGGAAAGCCTGTGCGATGGCTGCGGCCGGTGCTGCCTGATCAAGCTCGAGGACGAGGACAGCGGCGAGATCCACGCCACCGATGTCGGCTGCAAGCTGTTCGACGCGGCCAGCTGCCGCTGCAAGGACTACCCCAACCGCGCCCGCAAGGTGCCCGACTGCGTGACGCTGACTCCTCAGGCGGCGCGCGACCTGCGCTGGCTGCCGCCCACCTGCGCCTACCGGCTGCTCGCGGCGGGCGAGGACCTGCCCTGGTGGCATCCGCTCGTTTCGGGCGATCCGCAGACGGTCATCGACGCCGGGGTGTCGGTGAAGGGACGGGTCTTCGCCAGCGAGGACGAGGTGCTGGTCGAGAATCTGATGGACCGGATCAGGCCGTGGCCGCTGCGCTGGCCGGAGGCGGCCCGGCGGCCCCCAGCGGCTGCCCCAGCGCCTTCCGATGAGCGCAACGGCGGACGCAACGGCGCCCATGGCCAAGCTGGCGATTGA
- a CDS encoding DNA adenine methylase, with the protein MLEPVRPISPVAGYVGGKRQLAKRLVAAIGTTPHDGYFEPFVGMGGVFFRRDQRPRAEAINDLSRDVATFFRILQRHYEPFLDMLKWRLSSRADFERLMATDPATMTDLERAARFLQIQRLTFGGKVAGRTFGVDTRGPGRFDVARLAPLLEAAHERLSGVWIECLPYADFIKRYDRPGALFFLDPPYWGSEHYYGKELFGRPDFAALEAALRHLKGRFIMTVNDVPDLREMFAWATIETAELTYTVGAGNRTTAREIIIRN; encoded by the coding sequence ATGCTGGAACCTGTGAGACCCATCAGCCCGGTGGCTGGCTATGTCGGCGGCAAGCGCCAGCTGGCGAAACGCCTTGTGGCCGCGATCGGAACGACGCCGCATGACGGCTACTTCGAACCGTTCGTGGGCATGGGCGGCGTGTTCTTCCGCCGCGACCAGAGGCCAAGGGCCGAGGCGATCAACGACCTCAGCCGCGACGTGGCGACCTTTTTCCGGATCCTTCAGCGACACTACGAGCCGTTCCTCGACATGCTGAAATGGCGGCTGTCGAGCCGGGCGGACTTCGAACGGCTGATGGCGACCGACCCGGCGACGATGACGGATCTGGAGCGGGCCGCGCGCTTCCTGCAGATCCAGAGGCTGACCTTCGGCGGCAAGGTCGCCGGCCGAACGTTCGGCGTCGACACGCGCGGGCCTGGCCGCTTCGACGTGGCGCGCCTTGCTCCTCTGCTCGAGGCAGCCCATGAGCGGCTTTCGGGCGTCTGGATCGAATGTCTGCCCTATGCGGATTTCATCAAGCGGTACGATCGGCCCGGCGCGCTGTTCTTCCTCGATCCGCCCTACTGGGGCTCCGAGCACTATTACGGGAAGGAGCTGTTTGGCCGGCCGGACTTCGCGGCGCTCGAGGCGGCTTTAAGGCACCTGAAAGGGCGCTTCATCATGACCGTGAACGATGTCCCGGATCTGCGGGAGATGTTCGCCTGGGCCACGATCGAGACGGCGGAGCTGACCTACACCGTGGGGGCCGGCAACCGGACCACAGCCCGCGAGATCATCATCCGAAACTGA
- a CDS encoding phage tail protein, whose protein sequence is MSLALLALGPYVFRIAPLTLQKIEREVTVSHPEIQRFGAAPARQFTSPGSGKLKIEGLYFDGEFGGHEDWLALAALARSGAVVDVIGWGSGAAFGSVIGAMVILTIGDTHEMIGPDGIGRKTAFSIELGSAGGGASGGLF, encoded by the coding sequence ATGAGCCTCGCCCTCCTCGCCCTTGGCCCTTACGTCTTTCGCATCGCGCCGCTGACGCTCCAGAAGATCGAGCGCGAGGTGACGGTGAGCCACCCGGAGATCCAGCGCTTCGGCGCGGCGCCGGCGCGGCAGTTCACCTCGCCCGGCTCGGGCAAGCTGAAGATCGAGGGGCTCTATTTCGACGGGGAGTTCGGCGGGCACGAGGACTGGCTTGCGCTGGCGGCCCTGGCGCGCAGCGGCGCCGTGGTCGACGTCATTGGGTGGGGCTCGGGCGCGGCCTTCGGCAGCGTGATCGGGGCGATGGTGATCCTGACCATCGGCGACACCCACGAAATGATCGGGCCCGACGGGATCGGCCGCAAGACGGCCTTCTCGATCGAGCTGGGTTCTGCCGGTGGCGGCGCGTCGGGAGGGCTGTTCTGA
- a CDS encoding phage tail tape measure protein codes for MSNLRVKLILDLVNRMKGPAADARDGLKKVGAEADRLKAKGGAERLKRDMLLLGSDGRKAAGAVRDVGAEADRLKAKGGAERLKRDMLLLGSDGRRAAGAVREVGVAADRLGRTRGAKPLRDDLKATEQQAKRTAAALAASGMGGASAGAGMGGALAMAGRSAMLPLVGAFGAYTATRATVGQSISFEKAMAEVKKKVDLPEGETFTKLERDIVSMSIALGQSRENVAAVVAEAGAAGTAFKDLAGFTRLATKAGVAWDMPIREAAQKLFEVRSSTGKNLAELGDYVDKVNALGDSSAAKERDILEMSGRSIAAAREAGVSEDTSLAFLTAMRSIGIQPEVGARGFNALVSKMATADETKKVSEGLEMLGLNAKTMAQRMKTDATGALTELFTALDRAKDPVKAAVKIFGQEWFDEMLRTKGSIAEVRKNLEMLRDPSKWTGSAERNLNIELATTASHLERLKALSGEVGDRLGRWALPGINEAIERVIAGMNALDERAAGKKAEETAVSTAADKIEQDQPMTAEARERYVRDRRFRARVDQMVAGRKEDRRNVASDNRLRANEAYSERDKLASSIAVRRQGGATEEQLAFSVRRLAELNAEVDRLEGRKIDPRRPADQEERGRQDRGERLALETRAADLAEQVRELRAAAKEAAGRVDRGNFSADASAVERRLRATMQEIVPLAQVPGANFGVGGARDNTGTGGRSTGRAIGSFGLGGGQAIKDAFTIDLGEAGMTMMERFSSGMRQGQTEAEGAAAGVGDAVKARLDAVDGTAAGRQVGTGFANGIRESVPDVMAAINELASGSMAGLARARGTSLNTVRRSLTDGGNAE; via the coding sequence ATGAGCAATCTGCGCGTCAAGCTGATCCTCGACCTGGTCAACCGGATGAAGGGACCCGCCGCCGATGCGCGCGACGGGCTGAAGAAGGTTGGCGCCGAAGCCGACAGGCTCAAGGCCAAGGGCGGAGCCGAGCGGCTCAAGCGCGACATGCTGCTGCTGGGCAGCGACGGCCGGAAAGCAGCCGGCGCGGTGCGCGACGTTGGCGCCGAAGCCGACAGGCTCAAGGCCAAGGGCGGAGCCGAGCGGCTCAAGCGCGACATGCTGCTGCTGGGCAGCGACGGCCGACGGGCGGCCGGCGCGGTGCGCGAGGTGGGCGTGGCGGCCGACAGGCTGGGCCGAACGCGCGGCGCCAAGCCCCTGCGAGATGATCTGAAGGCCACCGAGCAGCAGGCGAAGCGCACGGCGGCTGCGCTGGCCGCGAGCGGCATGGGCGGAGCATCGGCCGGCGCCGGCATGGGCGGGGCGCTTGCCATGGCCGGGCGCAGTGCGATGTTGCCTCTCGTGGGGGCTTTCGGAGCCTACACAGCGACGCGCGCGACGGTGGGTCAAAGCATCTCCTTCGAGAAGGCCATGGCGGAGGTGAAGAAGAAGGTCGATCTGCCGGAGGGCGAGACCTTCACAAAGCTTGAGCGTGACATCGTTTCCATGTCGATCGCGCTTGGGCAGAGCCGCGAGAACGTGGCGGCCGTGGTGGCCGAGGCAGGGGCTGCGGGCACCGCCTTCAAGGATCTGGCTGGCTTCACACGCCTCGCCACCAAGGCTGGCGTTGCCTGGGATATGCCGATCCGGGAAGCGGCGCAGAAGCTCTTCGAGGTCAGGTCATCGACGGGCAAGAACCTTGCCGAGCTTGGCGACTATGTCGACAAGGTCAACGCGCTGGGTGACAGCTCGGCCGCCAAGGAACGTGACATTCTGGAGATGTCGGGGCGCTCGATCGCGGCGGCAAGGGAAGCGGGCGTGTCCGAGGACACCTCATTGGCTTTCCTCACGGCGATGCGCTCGATCGGCATTCAGCCCGAAGTGGGCGCCCGCGGCTTCAACGCACTCGTGTCCAAGATGGCGACCGCCGACGAGACCAAGAAGGTCAGCGAAGGCCTCGAGATGCTGGGGCTCAACGCCAAGACCATGGCTCAGAGGATGAAGACCGATGCCACCGGCGCGTTGACGGAGCTGTTCACCGCGCTCGACAGGGCCAAGGACCCGGTCAAGGCCGCTGTGAAGATCTTCGGTCAGGAATGGTTCGACGAAATGCTGCGGACCAAGGGCTCCATCGCTGAGGTCCGCAAGAACCTCGAGATGCTGCGTGATCCATCGAAATGGACAGGATCGGCCGAGCGCAACCTCAACATCGAACTGGCCACGACCGCGAGCCATCTGGAGCGCCTCAAGGCGCTGTCCGGAGAGGTCGGCGACAGGCTCGGACGATGGGCCTTGCCTGGCATCAACGAGGCGATCGAACGGGTGATCGCCGGCATGAACGCGCTCGATGAGCGGGCTGCAGGCAAGAAGGCTGAGGAGACGGCCGTCAGCACGGCCGCTGACAAGATCGAGCAGGATCAGCCAATGACGGCGGAGGCTCGGGAACGCTACGTCCGCGACCGGCGCTTTCGGGCGCGCGTCGACCAGATGGTGGCGGGCCGAAAGGAAGACAGGCGCAATGTCGCCTCGGACAATCGGTTGCGAGCCAACGAAGCGTATTCGGAACGCGACAAGCTCGCGTCGTCGATCGCCGTTCGCCGCCAAGGAGGCGCGACAGAAGAGCAGCTCGCCTTCTCAGTCAGGCGGCTGGCGGAGCTGAATGCTGAAGTCGATCGTTTGGAAGGCCGCAAGATCGACCCTCGCAGGCCAGCCGACCAGGAAGAGCGCGGTCGACAGGACCGTGGCGAGCGCCTCGCGCTCGAGACACGCGCTGCCGACCTTGCCGAACAGGTGCGCGAACTGAGGGCGGCAGCGAAGGAGGCGGCCGGCAGGGTGGATCGCGGAAACTTCTCAGCCGACGCCAGCGCCGTGGAGCGCAGGCTCCGGGCCACAATGCAGGAGATTGTTCCGCTGGCGCAGGTGCCTGGCGCGAACTTTGGCGTGGGAGGTGCGAGGGACAACACTGGAACTGGTGGCAGGAGCACGGGGCGGGCGATCGGCTCTTTCGGCCTTGGCGGCGGGCAGGCCATCAAGGATGCCTTCACGATCGATCTCGGCGAAGCAGGGATGACGATGATGGAGCGCTTCAGCAGCGGCATGCGGCAGGGCCAGACCGAAGCAGAGGGTGCCGCTGCGGGTGTCGGCGACGCGGTCAAGGCGCGGCTTGACGCTGTAGATGGGACCGCCGCTGGCAGACAGGTGGGAACCGGATTTGCAAACGGCATCCGTGAGAGCGTGCCCGACGTCATGGCGGCGATCAACGAGCTTGCATCAGGCTCAATGGCGGGATTGGCACGGGCCAGAGGCACCTCCCTTAATACGGTTCGGCGCTCGCTGACGGATGGGGGCAACGCTGAATGA
- a CDS encoding phage tail protein, translating into MSLAERFHGTRVFQGPQKARPIATEDYSTIGALVVAPVADASRYPLNTAVTVFTADAVARAALGTGGNVDAVWDAIDDQADETFGSAELQIVRVEPGAGTGQAAIEATIANMVGSGGVLTGAHAFKVPTKKAKLYIAPGFTSQRLGNAANPVVAELLTISARHRGIVIKDGPNTTKEAAQTSRADFANQKRLYMVDPHVRVSGTGGNPVTQPASGRVAGLFVRRDKAVGGPHVSPSNQSMGGIVGVARPVPYYDGDPDSEANWLNNQNIATIIENGVLWGNDTCSNDPLYRFVNVVRTEDAIDSAVVKAFRWAPANNLNVPLAVAIVNSLDQFLSDATERGWIIRGTVSYEPAANSSANFVSGQLTIDYDREPYAPLHDLQFRASRNPDYYDEVGLAISKAVQQLTTGRTRLIYGVNLNG; encoded by the coding sequence ATGTCCCTCGCCGAACGCTTCCATGGCACGCGCGTCTTCCAGGGACCGCAGAAGGCCCGGCCCATCGCCACCGAGGATTACTCGACCATCGGCGCGCTCGTCGTGGCCCCGGTCGCCGATGCCTCCAGGTATCCGCTCAACACCGCTGTGACCGTGTTCACCGCCGACGCGGTGGCGCGCGCCGCGCTGGGGACGGGCGGCAATGTCGACGCTGTCTGGGACGCGATCGACGACCAGGCGGATGAGACCTTCGGCTCGGCCGAGCTGCAGATCGTGCGCGTCGAACCCGGCGCCGGCACGGGGCAGGCCGCGATCGAGGCGACCATTGCCAACATGGTCGGAAGCGGCGGAGTTCTCACCGGCGCTCACGCCTTCAAGGTGCCGACGAAGAAGGCCAAGCTCTACATTGCGCCGGGCTTCACCAGTCAGAGGCTGGGAAACGCGGCCAACCCGGTGGTTGCCGAGCTGCTAACGATCTCGGCACGCCACCGAGGCATTGTCATCAAGGATGGGCCAAACACGACCAAGGAGGCTGCCCAGACCTCCAGGGCCGATTTCGCCAACCAGAAGCGGCTCTATATGGTTGATCCGCATGTGCGCGTCTCGGGCACGGGCGGCAACCCGGTGACGCAGCCCGCGTCGGGCCGGGTGGCTGGCCTGTTCGTGCGGCGCGACAAGGCCGTCGGAGGCCCGCACGTCTCGCCCTCCAACCAGTCGATGGGCGGCATCGTCGGCGTGGCGCGGCCGGTTCCCTACTATGACGGCGACCCCGACAGCGAAGCGAACTGGCTCAACAACCAGAACATCGCCACCATCATCGAGAACGGGGTGCTGTGGGGCAACGACACCTGCTCGAACGATCCGCTCTACCGGTTCGTGAACGTCGTACGGACCGAGGACGCGATCGACAGTGCGGTGGTGAAGGCCTTCCGCTGGGCGCCGGCCAACAACCTCAACGTGCCGCTCGCGGTGGCGATCGTGAACAGCCTCGACCAGTTCCTGTCGGACGCGACCGAGCGCGGCTGGATCATCAGGGGCACGGTCTCTTACGAACCGGCCGCAAACTCCTCGGCCAACTTCGTCTCCGGCCAGCTCACGATCGACTATGACCGCGAGCCCTATGCGCCGCTGCATGACCTGCAGTTCCGCGCCAGCCGCAACCCCGATTATTACGACGAGGTCGGCCTCGCGATCAGCAAGGCGGTCCAGCAGCTGACCACGGGCCGCACCCGGCTGATCTACGGCGTCAACCTCAACGGCTGA
- a CDS encoding DUF2793 domain-containing protein: MTTGLLITSAGQSAIAADLGGGTNLVLSHVAFGDASGVPYTPVVGQTALVNERYRATIASVAVMANEIIVDAILPADTPDASSRPSHGFNVWECGLFSSAGTMIGVARMSGGYKPPPSSGQAAVATFRLKLAVSNPSAITVVIDPQAQIILGRHVRPFWMAIDGVLNAPPASPAIGATYVIGAAPTGAWTGFAGRLAQWVGVWSLATAPEGHLVCDNSATVLSASRFLRRSGLSWVSGVMSAAAVGFADPVFVRDQSLNYRTASGTANAIGITLDPAPASWAALEGVPLNIKLTATNTGAATLAIAGLSGTRSILRPGGAPLSPGDLGAGLIARLMYDGAACQLAGLTQRFGGGRLTYDTPGTYYWTVPPGVYSFRGLAKGGGGGGGGTATAALSYSSSGAGGGQGVGDYTCTPGEVITIIVGSPGSGGVGGPSPTGGTAGGSSSISGRLSATGGGPGFAANGAVMTSTSAGGTALGFTAPQRTGSGGNVAYQVGGGNYLLARGGDSADGAQGRDQVTAILTNGAPGANPGDGGNGAALGGSGGNGAPGRVVIEF; encoded by the coding sequence ATGACAACCGGATTGCTCATCACCAGCGCAGGCCAGTCGGCCATTGCGGCTGACCTCGGCGGCGGGACAAACCTTGTTCTCAGCCATGTCGCTTTTGGCGACGCCAGCGGCGTGCCCTACACGCCGGTCGTGGGGCAGACCGCACTGGTCAACGAGCGCTACAGGGCCACCATCGCCTCAGTCGCGGTGATGGCCAACGAGATCATTGTCGACGCCATCCTGCCGGCGGACACGCCCGATGCCAGTTCCCGGCCGTCGCACGGCTTCAACGTCTGGGAATGCGGGCTGTTCTCGTCTGCTGGCACGATGATCGGCGTTGCGCGGATGAGCGGCGGATACAAGCCGCCGCCGTCTTCTGGTCAAGCCGCCGTCGCAACCTTCCGCCTCAAGCTGGCCGTCTCCAACCCCTCCGCGATCACCGTGGTCATCGACCCGCAGGCACAGATCATCCTCGGGCGGCATGTCCGCCCGTTCTGGATGGCGATCGACGGAGTGCTCAACGCGCCGCCGGCATCGCCCGCGATCGGAGCCACCTACGTGATCGGCGCCGCGCCGACCGGGGCGTGGACAGGCTTCGCGGGACGGCTGGCGCAGTGGGTGGGTGTTTGGAGCCTTGCCACCGCGCCTGAGGGGCATCTGGTCTGCGACAACTCCGCAACGGTGCTGAGCGCGAGCCGGTTTCTTCGGAGATCCGGCCTAAGCTGGGTTTCAGGCGTGATGTCAGCGGCGGCGGTAGGGTTCGCCGATCCAGTGTTCGTCCGCGACCAAAGCCTGAACTACCGCACGGCCAGCGGCACGGCCAATGCGATCGGCATCACTCTCGACCCCGCGCCCGCCAGTTGGGCGGCCTTGGAGGGCGTCCCTCTCAACATCAAGCTCACCGCCACCAACACCGGCGCGGCGACGCTGGCCATCGCGGGGCTCAGCGGCACGAGGTCAATCCTCCGCCCGGGCGGCGCACCACTCTCGCCCGGCGATCTTGGCGCGGGCCTCATCGCGCGGCTGATGTATGACGGCGCGGCCTGCCAGCTCGCCGGCCTCACGCAGCGTTTCGGCGGAGGTCGGCTCACCTACGACACACCGGGTACCTATTACTGGACGGTCCCGCCCGGAGTTTACAGCTTCCGCGGCCTGGCCAAGGGCGGCGGGGGCGGCGGCGGGGGCACGGCCACGGCCGCGCTGTCGTATTCAAGCTCCGGCGCCGGTGGCGGCCAAGGTGTAGGCGATTACACTTGCACACCTGGCGAGGTGATCACGATCATTGTCGGTTCTCCGGGCTCTGGCGGTGTCGGGGGTCCGAGCCCCACAGGCGGCACAGCCGGAGGCTCGTCGTCCATCTCCGGCCGCCTCTCCGCTACTGGAGGCGGACCGGGCTTCGCGGCCAACGGCGCCGTGATGACGTCCACCAGCGCCGGGGGGACAGCCTTGGGCTTCACCGCGCCGCAGCGCACCGGGTCAGGCGGCAACGTCGCTTACCAAGTGGGCGGCGGAAACTACCTGTTGGCGCGCGGCGGCGACAGCGCTGACGGTGCGCAGGGCCGCGATCAGGTCACCGCCATCTTAACCAACGGCGCTCCGGGCGCGAACCCGGGGGATGGAGGCAACGGCGCGGCTTTGGGCGGCTCCGGCGGCAATGGCGCTCCGGGGCGTGTCGTGATTGAGTTTTAA
- a CDS encoding phage tail protein I, with protein MIADLDLAPPNATDLERELTRLSSRLDAIDPAVIEAIWDAWRCPAPLLPWLAWALSVDWWDDAWSEIQKRQAIADSPDYHRRKGTRSAVESIIALSGRAYEITEWFEQSPPGRRGTATVHVEAELGEILALSHRIRPLVMTSKPKSRAVFIGIGPRAPGSIVFGAGILDETITEISPYSYQGENADAGLTIGIGFLDETLTEIGTHA; from the coding sequence ATGATCGCGGATCTCGACCTCGCCCCGCCGAACGCGACCGACCTCGAGCGCGAGCTCACGCGGCTGTCGTCGCGGCTCGACGCGATCGACCCGGCTGTGATCGAGGCGATCTGGGACGCCTGGCGCTGCCCGGCCCCCTTGCTGCCATGGCTCGCCTGGGCGCTCTCGGTCGACTGGTGGGACGACGCCTGGTCCGAAATCCAGAAGCGGCAGGCGATCGCCGACAGCCCGGACTATCATCGCCGCAAGGGCACGCGCTCGGCTGTGGAAAGCATCATCGCGTTGTCGGGCCGCGCCTACGAGATCACGGAATGGTTCGAGCAATCGCCGCCCGGACGGCGCGGGACGGCGACGGTCCATGTCGAGGCCGAGCTTGGAGAGATCCTCGCTCTTTCGCACCGCATCCGGCCGCTGGTGATGACGTCCAAGCCCAAGAGCAGGGCGGTGTTTATCGGCATCGGCCCGCGGGCGCCGGGCAGCATCGTGTTTGGCGCCGGCATCCTTGACGAAACGATCACCGAGATCTCGCCCTACAGCTACCAGGGCGAAAACGCTGATGCCGGCCTGACGATTGGCATCGGGTTCCTAGACGAAACGCTCACCGAAATCGGGACGCACGCATGA
- a CDS encoding baseplate assembly protein translates to MARAGMDRATGRLLAGWEHCAQSIAVILTTRIGWRVMRRRFGAQVRELQDLNPDPATLLRLYAAIAEALRLWEPGFRLSKIAATRIGADGVALFEIEGQYFPRGHLGDYSAGETRAARLAANDAGFRIEAAA, encoded by the coding sequence ATGGCGCGCGCCGGCATGGATCGCGCGACAGGGCGGCTGCTGGCCGGCTGGGAGCATTGCGCCCAGTCGATCGCGGTCATCCTGACGACGCGCATCGGCTGGCGCGTCATGCGGCGGCGGTTCGGCGCCCAGGTGCGCGAGCTGCAGGACCTCAACCCGGATCCCGCGACCCTGCTCAGGCTCTATGCGGCCATCGCGGAGGCACTGAGGCTCTGGGAGCCGGGCTTCCGGCTGTCGAAGATCGCGGCCACGCGCATCGGCGCCGACGGCGTGGCCCTATTCGAGATCGAGGGGCAGTATTTCCCGCGCGGTCATCTGGGCGACTACAGCGCCGGGGAGACGCGCGCTGCGCGCCTCGCAGCCAATGATGCCGGCTTCAGGATCGAGGCCGCAGCATGA